In the Streptomyces sp. 3214.6 genome, CAGTCGGGGCCGACCTCGACCACCGTGCCCACGCACTCGTGGCCGAGCGGGAAGGGACCGAAGCCGGAGAACGGGGTCTTGTCGGCGATGACGTGGTGGTCGAGGTCGCACGTCGTGGCCGCGAGCGGGCGTACGAGCGCGTCCTTGCCGTCGACGATCGTGGGGGCGTCGACCTCGTCGAAGCGCAGTTGTCCGGGCGCGACGAACATCAGGCTCTTCATGGGAAAGCTCCTCCAGGATGATGTGCGGACCCTGGCCGACGGGTGTGGCTGCCGGCCAGGGCCAGAGTGGTCGGTCAGACGGTGCCGAGGTCCGGTGCGCCGGCGGCGAGGGCCTCCAGGAAGAGCGCGTCCGGGGGGCCGGCCAGTGCCTGCGCCAGGACGACGCCGATCTCCCGCATCGCGGCACCCTTCATGTGCGCGCCCAGCGCCTCCTGCGAGGCCCATTTCTCGATCATGACGAACTCCCCGGTGGTGCCCGCCTTGCGATGCAGCGCGTACAGCAGGCACCCGGGTTCGGCGTGCACCGCGGGTATGGCCGCCTTGAACGTCTTCTCGACCAGCTCTTCCTGGCCCGGCTTGGCGACGATCGTCGCCACCAGGACTACCGGCTCGGCCATGGGTGACCCCTTTCACGTTATGACAGTCGTTATAACCATGACAGATGCGGTGGTGCGCGGAGTCACCGGCTGCGCGATGTCGGACACCTCCGGCGGGGGGCTGGCGAAAGTCATGGGTGCACCTTCATTCCAGGGCCGCGAAGGCTGACTTGACGTACCGGGTCGTGCAGTCGTCGCCGAGCAGCCCGGCGCCCATGCGGTTCATGACGTACGCCATCGCAGCCCGGCGTTCCGTGTCGATCACGACCACCGATCCGCCCCAGCCCGTCCAGAAGCAGATCCGGCCTTCCGGCAGATACGGCACCGCGGGCGACGGCAGTCCGAAACCGAGCCCGAAGCGCAGCCCCGACTCGTCCGCGCCGCCCAGTGGTCCGGTGAGAGGTGGGGTCACGCTATGCTATGACGATCGTTATAAACAATGGGACCGGAAGGAATCGTTTCCATGAAGCCCAGCCCTACGGTGCGCGAGCGGATCGTGGCAGGTGCGGCCGACATGATCAGCCGGCGCGGCCTCAATGCGACCAGCATCCGCGAGACCGCCAAGTACACCGGGGCACCGCTGGGTTCGACGTACCACTACTTCCCCGACGGCAAGCAGCAGTTGGCCACGGAGGCCGTCCGGTACACGGGCGAGTGGACCGCCCAGGGTCTGCGCAGGGCACTGGAGGACGGTCCGGTCGCCGGACTGCGGGACTTCCTCGCCGTGTGGCGCAGGATCGTCGTGGACAGCGACTTCCGGGCCGGCTGCCCCGTCCTCGCCGTCTCCATCGAGGAACCCGCGACCGATGAGGCAACCACCGCCATCGCGGCCGCCGCCGACGTCTTCACCACCTGGGAGGACCTGCTCGCCGAATCGCTGCGCGAGCACGGCGTCGAGCCCGGCCAGGCGGCGCAGCTTGCCACGCTCGTCGTCGCCGCCGTCGAGGGCACCGTGGCCATGTGCCGTGCCAAGCGCAGCACCCAGCCCCTCGATGACACCGCCGAGCAGTTGCAGGCGCTCATCGTGGCCACGATCAAGGACTGAGCCACCTCCCGGCGTTCCGCTTCAGACACCCAGCGCGGCGCGCACCGCCTTGACCCGATCCTCGGTGAACACCCCGCTCTCCAGCAGCGGCAGGATCGACAGCACACCCCCGGACGAACCCCAACTGCCCTCGTCGATCACCCGGAAGTTGACCCACCAGGTCGGCTCCGGCTTCTCCAGCCCGCAGGCCGCCGCCAGCGCGGCCAGGACGCGGTCGATGACCTCGGTCCGCACCTCCTGCTGCCAGGCGGCGTCCATGACCGCGATGTCGATCACCATCACGTCGAGCTCCGGGCCGGCGTCCGCCAGCAGTCGGCCGCCGATGGCCATCATGTCCCGCTCACGTTCGACGAAGTGCACCTGGAACCCGACCCGGGCGGCCGGGGCATGCTGCCCCACCTCGGGCACCAGTACCGCGTCGGTCAGCGTCTCGGCCAGCTCACGGCGCTGCTCCAGACTCAGGCGACCCGTCGGCGCGTTCACGGTGACGATGGTCATGACATCCTCCTATGACAGTCGTTATAGGCAGTAGACTACACACTCCTATAACGACTGTCATATCCGGCACAGCCTGGGCCAACGTCGGGTAGCGGCACCGCACTTCGGGGTGGGCGCCGAGGTCGCTGTTGGTGACGGTCGCGCCGACGCGCAACCCACCCTCCACGACTCCGGCGGAGCCGCGGGCGGGGGTGTGGGGAAGGTCAGAGGCCGAAGACCGTGACCGTGGTGGCCCGCAGGGCCTCGGTGTCTCCGCCGCGATGGACAGGGCGGTCTCCTCGGGCGTACGGGCGCCGAGGTCGAGGCCGATCTGTGGCCCGAGCCTGGCCGGCTCCCGCTCCCCCAGGCCGGCTTCGCGCAGCCTGCGCTCGCGGTCGGCGTGGGTGCGCCGCGATCCCATGGCACCGACGTAGGCGACCGGCATGCGCAGCGCCTCCCGCAGCAGGGGCACGTCGAACTACGCCCCCGTCAGAACGGTGTTCCGGTCCGCCCTGGCCGGCGCCGCCCGCGACGAACCCGCAGCCCTCACCCAAGTGATCCGCGGGCCGGCCGAACTCCTGGGCTATTGTCCGCTGACGCGGAACGTAGTGGACTACAGTCCGCTTAGTAAGTGACTCATCGGGCTCAGGGTGTGGACCCAGGAGGCGAGGGAGCGGGGCTTTGAGGAACGACGGGCCTCAGCGGTCGGACGCACAGCGCAACCGGGAGCGCATTCTGGAGGTGGCACTGGTCGAGCTGTCGCGTTCTGCCGACGCGCCGCTGAGTCTGATCGCCAAGAAGGCGGGGGTGGGGCAGGGCACGTTCTACCGCAACTTCCCCAATCGCGAGGCGCTCGTCCTGGAGGTGCACCGGCATGAGGTGCAGTCGCTCACCGAGGGCGCGACCGAGCTGCTCACGACCAAGGCGCCCGACCAGGCGCTGCGCGAGTGGATGGACAGCCTGGCCCGCTTCGCCGTCGCCAAGGTGGGACTCGCCGAGGCCATGCGCCAGACCATCGGCACGTCGACCGCCTCGGAACAGCCGGGGTACGCGTTGGTGGTCGCGGCGATCGAAGCGCTGCTCGAGGCCAACCACGAGGCCGGCACCATCCGCCCCGGCGTGACCGCCGACGACTTCATCCTGGCCATCGCCGGCATCTGGCAGATCGACATCCACGGCGACTGGCACGACCAGGCGGCCCGGCTCCTGGACCTGATCATGGATGGCCTGCGCGCGGGCGCTCCCGGGCGGGACTGACGGCCGAGCAGGCGATAGCGGGAAGACCGGGCAGTGCAGCGCCGCACCGCGCCCACGCCCTGCGGCCTCGTCCTCTCGGCTCCGAGGACGAGGCGGCGGCCTTGATGCCCGGTGGGTGGACCGATACCACCCGGGAGGTCAGAGCAGGGCTTCGGGGGTGATGGGCAGTTCGCGGATCCGGCGGCCGGTGGCGTTGAAGACCGCGTTGGCGATGGCGGGCGCCACTCCGACGAGGACGATCTCACCGAGCCCCTTGACGCCGATCGGGTCCGCTTCGTAGTCCTGCCCATCGACGAAGATCGCTTTCCCGCCCGGCCGGAAGGCCGGGATTCCCTGCGAAGATCAAGGGATGGCCGGTTTCCAAGGGTCGTATGTGCTCATAGTCCACCTCTAACGCGAGGTGACCACAGCCAGGCACTCTTCCGTGACACGGAAGCCGTATTGCGCCCCCGTGCAGCCCGTCACGACGATGTCGCCACGACCCAAAGACGGGAGCCAGCCGCCATGCCGCACATCACCGCTTTCGCCAGGAACCAGTGGTACGTCGCCGCCTACAGCCACGAGGTCGGGCGTGAGGAGTTGCTCGGCCGGACGATCCTCGGTGAGCCGCTCGTCTTCTACCGGACCGAGGAGGAGGGCACCCCGGTCGCACTGGCCGACCGCTGTGTGCACCGCCGGTTCCCGCTGCACGAGAAGCCGAGCCGGCTGGACGGCGACCGGATCGTGTGCGGCTATCACGGCTTCACCTACGACACGACCGGTACCTGCGTGTACGTGCCCGGCCAGAAGCGTGTGCCGCGCACCGCCCGGGTCGCCTCCTACCCGGTCGTCGAGCAGGACTCCCTGGTGTGGGTCTGGATCGGCGACCCGGCGCTCGCCGACCCGCAGACCATCCCACGCGCCCGCCACCTCGACGCCCCCGGCTGGACGACCGTGCGGGGCATGGAGCCCATCGACGCGGACTACGGGCTCCTCGTCGACAACCTCCTCGACCTGTCCCACGAGACGTATCTGCACGGCGGCTACATCGGCACCCCCGAGGTCGCCGAGACACCGATCACCACCGAGGTCGACGAGGGCGCCGGCATCGTACGGGTCAGCCGGCACATGGACGACGCCGAGTGCCCCCCGTTCTACGCCAGGTCGACCGGCATCGAGGGCCGGATCACCCGCTGGCAGGACATCGAGTACCACGCGCCCTGTCTGTACCTGCTGCACAGCCGCATCGCACCGGTGGGCGTCCTGCCCGAGGCGGACGGCAGCGACCCGAACGGCTTCCACACCGAGATCACGTACGCGATCACACCGTCCGGGGACGGCAAGGTGTACGACTTCTGGATGGTCTCGCGGGACTGGGCGACGGACGACGACGAGGTCACCGAGTTCCTGCGCGGCAACAACCACACGGTGGTCATGCAGGATGTCGACGCGCTCAACCTCCTGCAGCGGACGCTCGGTTCGGAGCGGGCCGGGTACCAGGAGCTGAGCATCAACATCGACACCGGCGGCCTCGCCGCCCGCCGAATCCTCGCCCGGCTGGTCGAGGAGGGCGACAAGCCCGTGGAGAAGGTCCTGTGAGCACCGGCGCCACCGGCGAGATCTACCGCATCGACTGGCTGCCGGGCACCGACGTCCTGCACGGCACCTGTCACTGCGGAGCCGAGCACTCCTCGCAGGACCCGATCGAGATGTGGGAGTGGATGCTCGCCCACCCCGAAGGACACGAGCCACAAGGAAAAGCGTCATGAGCGACGTGTATGAGGCCGAACTCGTCGTCGGCCAGCGGGAGTTCGCGGCCGACGGCGTGCTCGCCCTCACCCTGCGCCACCCCCTGGGCGAGGCGCTCCCGGCCTGGGAGCCGGGCGCCCACGTCGACGTGGTGCTCGGGTCGGGCCTGGAGCGACAGTACTCGCTGTGCGGCGATCCGGGCGACCGTCACGCCTGGCGGATCGCGGTGCTGCGGGAGCCGGACGGGCGGGGTGGATCCGCCTATGTGCACGAGCAGTTGGGGCAGGGCGACAAGGTACGGGTGCGCGGCCCCCGCAACCACTTCGCCCTGCGCACGGCCGCGCGGTACCGCTTCATCGCGGGCGGGATCGGCATCACGCCGGTCCTGCCGATGCTGGCGGCCGCCGAGGCGGCGGGCGCCGACTGGACGCTCCTGTACGGCGGCCGCTCCCGCAACTCCATGGCGTTCACCGGGGAGTTGGCCCGGTACGGCGCCCGGGTCACCGTCGCCCCGCAGGACGAGACCGGGCTGCTGGACCTCGGTTCGGTGCTGGACGCGCTGCCCGAGGGCACCCTGGTCTACTGCTGCGGCCCCGGTCCGCTGCTGGACGCGGTGGAGGAACGCTGCCCGTCCGGTGCGCTGCACGTCGAGAGGTTCCAGGCGAAGGAGCAACCGGCGGGCCAGGACGGTGAGTTCGAGGTAGAGCTCGCGCAGAGCGGCCGTACGCTGACCGTCGCGCCGGGCGTCTCCGTCCTGGACACTGTGCGCGCCGCGGGCGTCGAGGTGCTCTTCTCCTGCACCGAGGGCACCTGCGGCACCTGCGAGACGGACGTCCTGGGGGGCACGCCGGAGCACCGCGACTCCGTGCTCACGGCCGAGGAGCGCGAGGCCGGGGAGACGATGATGATCTGCGTGTCGCGCTGTCTCGGGAAGAAGCTCGTCCTCGACCTCTGACCACGCGGGCAGCCGACCCCGAACCATATCCGTGGCAGTTGTCGGGCCGCATGCAGCAACGGGCGGCGATCGCCCGGGCACTCGCCTACCAGGAGCAGCTGAAGGTCGTTCTGCCGCCGGAGCGCGACCAGTTGTACACCCGGGTGGCTCCGTGTTTCGCCGAACTGCGGACCCATGTGGACCGGCAGATCCAGGCAGCCAAGCTGGGGTGTGACGGTCGCCCGCCGAGCCGGCCTGGCCGACCAGGGCGCCGTCGGCGACCTGAACGCCGACGGTGCCCGGTCGGCCTCGGGGTCGCTCGGGCCTCGGAGGCGCTCAGGCCTCGGGGGGTGGGACCACGCTGAGATGGCCCGCCGTGCGGCGCACGGGGCGCGTCCTGCGCGGTACGAACGCCGGACGGGTGTCGCGCAGCACCATCGTCAGCCGTGTGTACCCCATGTCCTGCAGCGTGCGCGGGGTGTCGCCGATAATGCGACACTCGGTGGCGCCCCAGCGCGGATCGGGGTGCAGGAGGGGGCGGACGGTCCCGTCGTGCTCGACGGCCTCCGCGCCGACCGCGCGGATCCAGTGCGGCAGGCCCTGCCGGTAGGCGGCCTCCATGATCGGGTCCGCGGCGATCTCGCGGCGGATCGCCTGCAGCACATGGTCGTGGCCCCGCCGCTCCACCGCCGCCGCGAAACAGGCGAGCATCGGCAGGCACCAGCGGGCCTCGTGATCGCCGAGAACCGAGGACGCGTCCGGATGAAAAAGGACGAACCGCATGAAGTTGTCGCCCGGCAGGGCCGTCGGATGCGGGCTCACGTCCCGGAAAAGTGACGCGAAAGCGGCGTTGGACTGCAGCACGTCCCAGCGGTGATCGAGGACGATGGACGGGAAGGGGACGGCCTCCAGGTATGCGGCGTAGTCCTGCAGATACGCCCGGGCCTCGGGACTCTCGGGGACGGGCCGCGGCACGGACCGCTGCTCTCCTGCCTGATATGCCATCGGGAGGTCACCCCTCTTGCCTATGCGGCCTTCACGCGGCGCCCCGATCCTGCTGCCCCGACGCGAGGCATGTCAACTATCGTGGCATTCCATGCTCGTTGACGGCTGAAATTGGCCACAGTTGTGGCGAGACCTGGATGTGAGTTCGAAAGACCGGTTACTCTCCACGCAGTTCAGGCGACCGTCCATGCCTGTGTGAGGGACGTGAGAGACCTAGGAGACCTTTCGGTGGCGGAGGATGGCTTCGAGGTTCCGGGCGCCACGGCGACGGTGCTGCTGTCGGCCGTCGTCGCCCGTGTCGCCGCGCTCGCCGACCGGCTCGGCGTGCCGCACGCGGAGGTCTTCGGCACCGGGCGGCTGTCCGTCGCCTCCGGTGTCCCGGAGTCCGTGGTCAAGGCCCTGCTGAGCGGCCGGCCCGCCGGTGAGCCCGATGTGCAGGCCCGCTTCCTGCAACGTCTGGACCTGCTGCGCCGTACGCGGCTCAAGCCGAATGGCCGCAAGTACACCCAGCAGGAGATCGCCGACGGCGCCGGCATGTCGCGCCAGCAGGCGGGCGCCCTCATCAACGGCGACCGGCGCCCCACGATGGAGCACTGCGACGCCCTCCAGCGCTTCTTCCGCGTCCACGCCGGATTCCTCACGGCCGAGGACCCGGAGGCGCTCGCGGGGGCCCTGCAGCACATCGAGCAGGAACTGCTGCAGAAGCTCGCCGCACGCGAGGCGGCCGCGGCCGTCGCGGACCCGCTGGAGCGGCTGTTGCAGGACCACGGCGTGCGCGGGATCGCGTGGCGGGCCGCCCAGCTGCCCACCGACCAGCACCGCGACAAGGTCGCCGAGTGGCTGGACATGCTCTTGGAGAGCGTGAAGCGGCCCGAGTCGTGATCCGGGGGAGAACTGTGAGCATCGCCAAGGAAATGCGCCGCCTCAGCGGCGAACTGGTCGCGGAACTGACCCTCTCCGCCCCGGCCGCGCCGGCCGAGCTGTACAGGGCTCTGTGCGACGGGATGAGCAGACGACGTGGCCGCCCCGTCCATTTCCGCATGGCCGCCTTCCCCGCCGACACGGCCAGCGGGCTGTGGCTCGACATGGCCGACCAGGACCTCGTCGTCATCGAGGAACGCACCGCGCCCGAGCACCAGTTGGTGATCCTGGGCCATGAGCTGTGGCACATGAAGGCGGGCCACTGCAGTCACCACGTCGAGGGCGCCGCGGTCGCGGCCCGTTTACTCACCGACGGGGCGGACCTCCAGGCGACGGTCCGCAGTGTCGCCGCCCGCACCCGCTTCGACCTGGCCGACGAGAAGCAGGCGGAGAGCTTCGGCCTGCTGCTGGCGAGCAAGTGCCGTACGTGGCTGGCCGGTTCGTCGCTCCGCGGTCGCGGCCAGCGGGACCACCTGGCGGGCCGCATCGAGGCGTCGCTGGGGTATCGGGGCCCGCAGAACTGAGACCCCGCACGGCGCGCTCAGGTCGCGCTGCGCTCGCCGGCCTCCCGCACGGCGCGTGCGGTGCCGTCCGCCCGGCCCGTCGCCCCTGCCGCGGGGCGGCCCTCGCGCAGTAGTGCCCGCCAGCGTTCGCGGCTCCAGTCGGCCGGGGCCGTGGTGCGGATGAACTCCTCGACGACCGCCCGGAATCGGGCGGGGTCGCTGTGGAACGGGAAGTGACCGGCCCCCTCGAAGATCTCCAGCCGGCTGCCCGGCATCGCCTCGTGGGCGTCGTACGCGTGCCGCACCGGCA is a window encoding:
- a CDS encoding putative quinol monooxygenase, which translates into the protein MAEPVVLVATIVAKPGQEELVEKTFKAAIPAVHAEPGCLLYALHRKAGTTGEFVMIEKWASQEALGAHMKGAAMREIGVVLAQALAGPPDALFLEALAAGAPDLGTV
- a CDS encoding beta-lactamase family protein; protein product: MTPPLTGPLGGADESGLRFGLGFGLPSPAVPYLPEGRICFWTGWGGSVVVIDTERRAAMAYVMNRMGAGLLGDDCTTRYVKSAFAALE
- a CDS encoding TetR/AcrR family transcriptional regulator, giving the protein MKPSPTVRERIVAGAADMISRRGLNATSIRETAKYTGAPLGSTYHYFPDGKQQLATEAVRYTGEWTAQGLRRALEDGPVAGLRDFLAVWRRIVVDSDFRAGCPVLAVSIEEPATDEATTAIAAAADVFTTWEDLLAESLREHGVEPGQAAQLATLVVAAVEGTVAMCRAKRSTQPLDDTAEQLQALIVATIKD
- a CDS encoding tautomerase family protein, producing the protein MTIVTVNAPTGRLSLEQRRELAETLTDAVLVPEVGQHAPAARVGFQVHFVERERDMMAIGGRLLADAGPELDVMVIDIAVMDAAWQQEVRTEVIDRVLAALAAACGLEKPEPTWWVNFRVIDEGSWGSSGGVLSILPLLESGVFTEDRVKAVRAALGV
- a CDS encoding TetR/AcrR family transcriptional regulator, whose translation is MRNDGPQRSDAQRNRERILEVALVELSRSADAPLSLIAKKAGVGQGTFYRNFPNREALVLEVHRHEVQSLTEGATELLTTKAPDQALREWMDSLARFAVAKVGLAEAMRQTIGTSTASEQPGYALVVAAIEALLEANHEAGTIRPGVTADDFILAIAGIWQIDIHGDWHDQAARLLDLIMDGLRAGAPGRD
- a CDS encoding aromatic ring-hydroxylating dioxygenase subunit alpha — protein: MPHITAFARNQWYVAAYSHEVGREELLGRTILGEPLVFYRTEEEGTPVALADRCVHRRFPLHEKPSRLDGDRIVCGYHGFTYDTTGTCVYVPGQKRVPRTARVASYPVVEQDSLVWVWIGDPALADPQTIPRARHLDAPGWTTVRGMEPIDADYGLLVDNLLDLSHETYLHGGYIGTPEVAETPITTEVDEGAGIVRVSRHMDDAECPPFYARSTGIEGRITRWQDIEYHAPCLYLLHSRIAPVGVLPEADGSDPNGFHTEITYAITPSGDGKVYDFWMVSRDWATDDDEVTEFLRGNNHTVVMQDVDALNLLQRTLGSERAGYQELSINIDTGGLAARRILARLVEEGDKPVEKVL
- a CDS encoding PDR/VanB family oxidoreductase, which gives rise to MSDVYEAELVVGQREFAADGVLALTLRHPLGEALPAWEPGAHVDVVLGSGLERQYSLCGDPGDRHAWRIAVLREPDGRGGSAYVHEQLGQGDKVRVRGPRNHFALRTAARYRFIAGGIGITPVLPMLAAAEAAGADWTLLYGGRSRNSMAFTGELARYGARVTVAPQDETGLLDLGSVLDALPEGTLVYCCGPGPLLDAVEERCPSGALHVERFQAKEQPAGQDGEFEVELAQSGRTLTVAPGVSVLDTVRAAGVEVLFSCTEGTCGTCETDVLGGTPEHRDSVLTAEEREAGETMMICVSRCLGKKLVLDL
- a CDS encoding MmyB family transcriptional regulator: MAYQAGEQRSVPRPVPESPEARAYLQDYAAYLEAVPFPSIVLDHRWDVLQSNAAFASLFRDVSPHPTALPGDNFMRFVLFHPDASSVLGDHEARWCLPMLACFAAAVERRGHDHVLQAIRREIAADPIMEAAYRQGLPHWIRAVGAEAVEHDGTVRPLLHPDPRWGATECRIIGDTPRTLQDMGYTRLTMVLRDTRPAFVPRRTRPVRRTAGHLSVVPPPEA
- a CDS encoding helix-turn-helix domain-containing protein, with the protein product MAEDGFEVPGATATVLLSAVVARVAALADRLGVPHAEVFGTGRLSVASGVPESVVKALLSGRPAGEPDVQARFLQRLDLLRRTRLKPNGRKYTQQEIADGAGMSRQQAGALINGDRRPTMEHCDALQRFFRVHAGFLTAEDPEALAGALQHIEQELLQKLAAREAAAAVADPLERLLQDHGVRGIAWRAAQLPTDQHRDKVAEWLDMLLESVKRPES
- a CDS encoding toxin-antitoxin system, toxin component codes for the protein MRRLSGELVAELTLSAPAAPAELYRALCDGMSRRRGRPVHFRMAAFPADTASGLWLDMADQDLVVIEERTAPEHQLVILGHELWHMKAGHCSHHVEGAAVAARLLTDGADLQATVRSVAARTRFDLADEKQAESFGLLLASKCRTWLAGSSLRGRGQRDHLAGRIEASLGYRGPQN